From Longimicrobium sp., the proteins below share one genomic window:
- a CDS encoding cold shock domain-containing protein: MDRATGTVMWFSQEKGFGYIRRDDGADVFVHSSAIQGRGFRTLEQGESVEFDVIQEPKGLKAANVLRLNPPAG, encoded by the coding sequence ATGGATCGCGCGACCGGAACGGTGATGTGGTTTTCGCAGGAGAAGGGCTTCGGCTACATCCGGCGGGACGATGGGGCCGACGTATTCGTGCACTCCTCGGCCATCCAGGGCCGGGGCTTCCGCACGCTGGAGCAGGGCGAGTCGGTCGAGTTCGACGTCATTCAAGAGCCCAAGGGCCTCAAGGCCGCCAACGTCCTGCGCCTGAACCCGCCCGCCGGCTGA
- the infA gene encoding translation initiation factor IF-1: MAKQEGFEVEGVVTEVLPDRNYRVKLENGHQVLAYAAGRMSKNKIRVLEGDRVTLAMSPYDLTRGRITYRHK; this comes from the coding sequence ATGGCGAAGCAGGAAGGGTTCGAGGTCGAAGGCGTGGTGACGGAGGTGCTCCCCGACCGCAACTACCGCGTGAAGCTGGAGAACGGGCACCAGGTGCTGGCCTACGCGGCCGGCCGCATGTCCAAGAACAAGATCCGCGTGCTGGAGGGCGACCGCGTCACGCTCGCCATGTCGCCGTACGACCTCACCCGCGGGCGGATCACGTACCGCCACAAGTAG